In Dolichospermum flos-aquae CCAP 1403/13F, the following proteins share a genomic window:
- a CDS encoding CTB family bacteriocin, with amino-acid sequence MLNQINASDLLVALSDQQQEIVTGGADFELAASNYANKGSLLMGSSVSGPQGSSANSAGKSNTILTAGQDFLGLGADLPAGVGALGPAVLPTDAAITAPVAAPGPIAAIGTLGATGTVIQ; translated from the coding sequence GTGTTAAATCAAATCAACGCATCCGATTTGCTTGTTGCTTTATCTGATCAACAACAAGAAATAGTGACTGGTGGGGCTGACTTTGAACTAGCTGCTAGTAACTATGCTAACAAGGGATCGCTCTTAATGGGATCAAGTGTCTCCGGTCCTCAAGGTAGTAGTGCTAACTCCGCAGGTAAGTCTAATACCATATTGACTGCGGGACAAGATTTCTTAGGTTTAGGTGCAGACCTTCCTGCTGGTGTAGGGGCTTTAGGTCCAGCAGTGCTACCAACTGATGCTGCAATTACAGCCCCAGTCGCAGCTCCTGGACCTATAGCTGCAATTGGAACATTAGGTGCAACTGGTACGGTTATTCAGTAA
- the yidD gene encoding membrane protein insertion efficiency factor YidD — protein MKILLIWLIKGYRFFISPLFPPTCRFQPTCSMYAIQAIEQFGVFRGSWMAIMRILRCHPFHPGGYDPVPDVKEKSCCQHEE, from the coding sequence ATGAAAATATTATTGATTTGGCTAATTAAGGGTTATCGCTTCTTTATTTCTCCCCTGTTTCCCCCAACTTGTCGCTTTCAACCTACTTGTTCTATGTATGCGATTCAAGCTATTGAACAGTTTGGGGTATTTCGGGGTAGTTGGATGGCTATCATGCGGATTTTACGCTGTCATCCTTTTCATCCAGGAGGTTATGATCCTGTTCCAGATGTGAAAGAAAAATCTTGTTGTCAGCATGAAGAGTGA
- a CDS encoding Uma2 family endonuclease, which yields MIATPSYNYLSPVEYLQGEETSPIKHEYRDGEVYAMAGASNTHVIITGNVFAMLRNHLRGRGCQAYIADTKAHIESINTYYYPDVIVSCDQKDKAFNNFLRYPCLIIEVLSPTTEAFDRGDKFADYRNLESLQEYVLISQTRVNVEIFRRNSEGQWGFYSYGQGENVHLASVDFHCPIEDVYEDVNFESPTGEN from the coding sequence ATGATTGCAACTCCCAGCTATAACTATCTTTCCCCCGTCGAATATCTCCAAGGGGAAGAAACCAGCCCTATTAAGCATGAATACAGAGACGGAGAAGTGTACGCAATGGCAGGGGCTAGTAATACTCATGTAATTATTACTGGCAACGTCTTTGCTATGCTGAGAAATCATCTGCGTGGCCGTGGCTGTCAAGCTTACATTGCCGATACCAAGGCACATATTGAATCAATTAATACCTATTACTATCCTGATGTCATAGTCAGTTGCGACCAAAAAGATAAAGCCTTTAATAACTTTTTGCGTTATCCCTGTTTAATTATCGAAGTTTTATCTCCTACGACAGAAGCCTTTGATAGAGGTGATAAATTTGCTGACTATCGAAATTTAGAATCACTTCAGGAATATGTGTTGATAAGTCAAACGCGGGTAAATGTCGAAATTTTCCGGCGTAATTCCGAGGGACAGTGGGGATTTTATAGTTATGGACAAGGGGAAAATGTGCATTTAGCAAGTGTAGATTTTCACTGTCCGATAGAAGATGTCTATGAAGATGTGAATTTTGAATCTCCTACTGGAGAAAATTGA
- a CDS encoding diacylglycerol/polyprenol kinase family protein: MFNTFLSLENLSPLSLQIAPAAAWVGLIICIAWVVSRFTDSEPEIIRKIVHIGTGNVILIAWWLDIPSFVGITAAIFAGIITLLSYQFPILPGINSVGRQSLGTFFYAVSIGVLVGIFWYLHQPQYAVLGIMTMAWGDGLAALIGKRFGKHKYVVFGSQKSWEGSLTVTLISYFICVTLLLVTQGNIWQTWMVSLIVAVIATILEAFSFLGIDNLTVPIGSATCAYLLNQLLSHY; this comes from the coding sequence TTGTTTAACACATTCCTCAGCTTAGAAAACCTTTCCCCATTGTCGCTGCAAATTGCCCCCGCTGCGGCTTGGGTAGGATTAATTATCTGCATTGCTTGGGTAGTTAGTCGTTTTACTGATAGTGAACCGGAAATCATTCGTAAAATCGTGCATATTGGTACAGGTAACGTAATTTTAATTGCTTGGTGGTTAGATATTCCCTCTTTTGTGGGAATTACTGCGGCAATTTTTGCGGGTATTATCACCTTGTTATCTTATCAATTCCCTATTCTTCCTGGTATTAATAGTGTCGGTCGTCAAAGTTTAGGAACATTTTTCTATGCTGTGAGTATAGGTGTTTTAGTGGGTATTTTTTGGTATTTACACCAACCCCAATATGCTGTTTTAGGAATTATGACTATGGCTTGGGGAGATGGATTAGCTGCTTTAATTGGGAAACGGTTTGGTAAACATAAATATGTGGTTTTTGGTTCTCAAAAAAGCTGGGAAGGTTCTTTAACAGTGACTTTAATTAGTTATTTTATTTGTGTAACTCTTTTACTGGTTACTCAAGGTAATATTTGGCAAACTTGGATGGTTTCCTTAATTGTCGCCGTAATCGCCACGATTTTAGAAGCCTTTTCTTTTTTGGGCATAGATAATTTAACAGTTCCTATCGGTAGTGCTACCTGTGCTTATTTGTTAAATCAGTTACTCTCTCATTACTGA
- a CDS encoding M15 family metallopeptidase, which translates to MRPYYQIPIIECGEPLVKIPLELFAVESPHPYQKLGANYGGNSPYYLRQSVVENLIQAQNHLQLLHPHWSIQIFDAYRPVAVQQFMVDYSFGEALREQGLTEKELLPQQREDIWTAVYEIWAVPSLDMKTPPPHSTGAAVDITLVNDVGVIVDMGSPIDEMSERSHPEYYIHSHQGYNANRQLLRDVMLKAGFQRNPREWWHFSFGDQMWAWLYNQSHPETVMTARYGRLS; encoded by the coding sequence ATGCGACCTTATTACCAAATCCCCATTATTGAATGTGGTGAACCTTTAGTTAAAATTCCTCTAGAATTGTTTGCGGTGGAATCTCCTCACCCTTATCAAAAGTTAGGTGCTAATTATGGCGGAAATTCACCTTATTACTTGCGTCAAAGTGTTGTTGAAAATTTAATTCAGGCGCAAAATCATTTACAATTACTACATCCCCATTGGTCTATTCAGATATTCGATGCTTATCGGCCTGTAGCTGTCCAGCAATTTATGGTAGATTACAGCTTTGGGGAAGCGTTGCGAGAACAGGGTTTGACGGAAAAGGAATTATTACCCCAGCAACGGGAAGATATCTGGACAGCGGTTTATGAAATTTGGGCTGTACCCAGTTTAGATATGAAAACCCCTCCTCCCCACAGTACGGGGGCTGCGGTGGATATTACTCTAGTCAATGATGTTGGGGTAATTGTGGATATGGGTTCACCCATTGATGAGATGTCCGAGCGATCGCATCCAGAATATTATATTCATAGTCATCAAGGCTATAATGCTAACCGGCAATTATTACGGGATGTAATGTTAAAAGCTGGATTTCAACGTAATCCTAGAGAATGGTGGCATTTTTCTTTTGGTGATCAAATGTGGGCTTGGTTATATAATCAATCTCATCCCGAAACTGTGATGACAGCCCGTTATGGACGATTAAGTTAA
- a CDS encoding pentapeptide repeat-containing protein produces MANPMIGKSSSQSSRSKEPKKAKITPLATRRFVAWTVEITLLIASGLVPYALGVYVNSRSEIQRVPLNPVLVVTEKAIARPLALPVSYGIRNVAWPTNILWTLALLLPTSFGAWQLYLLAKTGSTIPKRWFRVRVVTEAGTAPGLGAIIVREGLGRWTVPVSAAYLLWRYSFIFPNLALFASLTMLMILAESKGWTVQKHRRSFHDQIAGTYTIDATSTVSHPGEQSTINEADVDSAATQKSSSTPVPKNNSYLSLFLVGLTSMIAVLSTLVGTQIYIQTQESQRRSEQTNSQKFIELIKALNPSSGVTNGDRQRAVLALGTIDDKQSIKLLIDLLVKETDPKTLDSIQQALTNTGFKAIPELNRMNQFLAEELASMGKSPNSDIRQNQLILTQQVINKILAVYSGKINNIDLSKAELGSQASGGKSLFNLVLNNIDLSGIVLKSANLNQANFQGSRFRSVGEDGRWDTYDDVIADLNNVQLKAANLSNTNLSRVSMSRSDLSRANLNKANLSYTRLFAANLSSTQLVGTDLRNAILENASLINADLSNANLTEANLYAARLVRVSAIGTQLAYANLTKTDWQGADLSEAYLDYANLSDANLTATRLTGVSLRSANLENANLQNADLSRADLRKANVDGANFQGTILFAGKQNPADQFVETPDIGSQNASIKGVDFTKAKNLDPQQLAFICTQGGLHSRCP; encoded by the coding sequence ATGGCTAATCCAATGATCGGCAAAAGTAGTAGTCAGTCTAGCCGCTCCAAAGAACCGAAAAAAGCTAAAATTACACCATTAGCAACCAGGCGTTTTGTGGCTTGGACGGTGGAAATCACCCTCCTTATTGCCAGTGGTTTAGTTCCTTATGCTTTGGGCGTGTATGTAAATTCTCGGAGTGAGATCCAGCGAGTTCCTCTTAACCCTGTTCTCGTAGTCACAGAAAAAGCGATCGCTAGACCCCTCGCATTACCTGTCAGTTACGGTATTCGCAACGTCGCTTGGCCGACTAATATCTTATGGACATTAGCCCTATTATTACCCACCAGCTTCGGTGCTTGGCAATTATATTTATTAGCTAAAACTGGCAGCACCATTCCCAAACGGTGGTTTAGAGTGCGAGTAGTAACCGAAGCCGGAACAGCCCCAGGCTTAGGTGCAATCATAGTTAGAGAAGGATTAGGGCGTTGGACAGTACCAGTTTCTGCCGCTTATCTACTTTGGCGTTACAGCTTTATTTTCCCCAACTTAGCTCTGTTTGCATCTTTAACGATGTTAATGATCCTAGCAGAGTCTAAGGGCTGGACTGTCCAAAAGCATCGCCGCTCTTTCCATGATCAAATAGCAGGAACATACACAATAGATGCAACCAGCACGGTTAGTCATCCTGGGGAGCAGTCAACAATAAACGAAGCTGATGTAGATAGTGCTGCAACTCAAAAATCTAGTTCCACTCCAGTCCCCAAAAATAATTCTTATCTCAGTCTGTTTTTGGTAGGGCTGACTAGTATGATTGCTGTACTATCAACTTTAGTCGGTACACAAATCTATATCCAAACCCAAGAAAGCCAACGGAGAAGCGAACAAACTAATAGTCAAAAGTTTATCGAACTCATCAAAGCACTAAATCCCAGCAGCGGTGTTACTAATGGAGATCGACAAAGAGCAGTGTTAGCCTTGGGGACTATAGATGATAAACAATCCATCAAATTATTAATTGACTTATTAGTCAAGGAAACAGACCCCAAAACCCTGGATAGTATTCAACAAGCTTTAACTAATACTGGTTTTAAAGCTATCCCGGAATTAAACCGGATGAATCAGTTTCTCGCGGAAGAACTAGCATCTATGGGTAAAAGTCCTAATTCGGACATTAGACAAAACCAGTTAATTCTGACTCAGCAGGTAATTAATAAAATTCTGGCTGTCTATAGTGGCAAAATTAACAATATTGACTTGAGTAAAGCTGAATTAGGTTCTCAAGCATCTGGAGGAAAGTCCTTATTTAACCTGGTATTAAACAACATTGATTTATCAGGAATTGTCTTGAAATCGGCAAATCTTAACCAAGCTAATTTCCAAGGTAGCCGTTTTCGCAGCGTCGGTGAAGATGGACGTTGGGATACTTACGATGATGTGATTGCAGATTTAAACAACGTCCAGTTAAAGGCAGCTAATTTAAGTAATACTAACTTGAGCCGTGTTTCCATGAGTCGGAGTGATTTAAGTCGGGCTAATCTCAACAAAGCCAACTTATCCTACACCCGCTTATTTGCTGCTAATCTCAGTAGTACCCAGTTAGTAGGTACAGATTTACGAAATGCGATTTTAGAAAATGCCAGCTTGATAAATGCAGATTTAAGCAATGCTAATTTAACAGAAGCAAATTTATATGCTGCTCGTTTAGTGCGTGTTTCTGCTATTGGGACACAATTAGCTTATGCAAATTTAACCAAAACTGATTGGCAAGGTGCAGATTTATCTGAAGCCTATTTAGATTATGCTAATCTCAGTGATGCTAACTTAACTGCTACTCGGCTGACTGGTGTTAGTTTGCGTTCCGCTAACTTAGAAAACGCCAATTTGCAAAATGCTGATTTAAGTCGGGCTGATTTACGAAAAGCAAATGTGGACGGAGCAAATTTTCAAGGTACAATCCTCTTTGCCGGTAAACAAAATCCCGCAGATCAGTTTGTGGAAACACCTGATATTGGTTCTCAAAATGCCTCAATCAAAGGAGTAGATTTTACTAAAGCTAAAAATTTAGATCCTCAACAATTGGCATTTATTTGTACTCAAGGTGGACTACATTCTCGTTGTCCATAA
- a CDS encoding lytic transglycosylase domain-containing protein translates to MFKKLQKTQIYLLAGAGLCAFLAGAMVSAPQVGKTVSQWLNLSQGKPEKLSEATKVKSVVFSLLSQSVPERLTKLTEIAQTGSSPDRERARYLLSCDYVETSQGKKALSLLTGLEKDYPVLAPYILLKQAQAHDILGEDKQASDLRRRVLKEYGKEAAAVKAIYAIAQPKLSDQAIAQFPSHPLTWEIIRKRLKDNPNQPKLQLILAKYAADEPGIVGVLNQLIKQPQLKPADWELIGSVYWDNNEFTKAKNAYIQAPKTATNLYRIARGLQLNKEQDQAIAVYKQLLQKFPTAKETAIALLRLSDIATGKDSIIYLDQVISQFPDQAPQALVKKGTLLDSLKDNQSANTTWKLLVGKYSSSDEAAEFRWKIAQTKAKNNDYLGAWQWAQPITINNKTSILAPRAGFWVGKWATTLGKQQEAITAYKSVISEFPYSYYAWRSASILGLNVGDFNNLRVMNPAIIPPQRPVPPAGSETFHELYLLGQDRDAWLQWETEFKNKNQPSVAEQFTEGLMKLTKGEYLIGIDKIAKLEDRETPAEKAEYAALSQQAIYWQARYPFPYFKEIEKWSTSRQLNPLLVTALMRQESRFQAKVKSPVGATGLMQIMPSTGAWIAPQIGLDFKKINLENPSDNIMLGTWYLDYTHQQYGNNSMLAIASYNAGPGNVAKWLQTIPKQDPDEFVEGIPFDETKNYVRQVFGNYWNYLRLYNPEVSATVSKYSEAHPKLPPN, encoded by the coding sequence ATGTTCAAAAAACTACAGAAAACACAAATTTATCTACTTGCGGGCGCTGGACTATGTGCCTTTTTAGCCGGGGCAATGGTGTCAGCCCCCCAAGTTGGCAAAACCGTGAGTCAATGGTTGAACTTGAGTCAGGGTAAGCCGGAAAAATTATCTGAGGCTACCAAAGTTAAGTCAGTTGTATTTTCTCTATTGTCTCAATCTGTACCAGAAAGATTAACCAAACTCACGGAAATTGCCCAAACAGGTAGTTCCCCAGATCGAGAACGCGCCCGTTATTTGCTCTCTTGTGATTACGTAGAAACCTCTCAAGGGAAAAAAGCCCTGAGTTTATTGACAGGACTGGAAAAAGATTATCCTGTATTAGCACCTTATATTTTACTTAAACAAGCCCAGGCTCATGATATTTTGGGCGAAGATAAGCAAGCTTCCGATTTGCGCCGCAGGGTGTTAAAGGAATATGGTAAAGAAGCAGCCGCAGTTAAAGCTATATATGCGATCGCTCAACCAAAATTGTCTGATCAAGCGATCGCTCAATTTCCCTCCCATCCCCTCACTTGGGAAATTATCCGCAAACGCTTAAAAGATAATCCTAATCAGCCTAAGTTACAATTAATCTTAGCTAAATACGCCGCTGACGAACCAGGAATTGTGGGTGTATTAAATCAGTTAATAAAACAGCCACAACTCAAACCCGCAGATTGGGAACTGATTGGTTCAGTCTATTGGGATAACAATGAATTTACCAAAGCTAAAAATGCTTATATTCAAGCACCAAAAACCGCTACCAACCTCTACCGCATCGCCAGAGGATTACAATTAAATAAAGAACAAGATCAAGCCATTGCAGTTTATAAACAACTGCTACAAAAGTTTCCCACAGCCAAAGAAACAGCTATAGCCCTATTAAGATTGTCCGACATAGCTACGGGTAAAGACTCTATTATCTATCTCGACCAAGTAATTAGTCAATTTCCTGATCAAGCACCTCAAGCATTAGTTAAAAAAGGGACTTTGCTGGATAGTCTCAAAGATAATCAATCAGCTAACACAACATGGAAATTATTAGTAGGTAAATATAGTAGCAGTGATGAAGCCGCTGAATTTCGCTGGAAAATTGCCCAAACTAAAGCTAAAAACAACGACTATCTAGGTGCGTGGCAATGGGCGCAACCAATTACTATTAATAACAAAACTAGTATTTTAGCCCCTAGAGCCGGATTTTGGGTAGGTAAATGGGCAACGACACTAGGCAAGCAACAGGAAGCTATTACTGCTTATAAGTCTGTAATTAGTGAATTTCCTTACTCTTATTATGCCTGGCGTTCTGCGAGTATTTTGGGTTTAAATGTGGGAGATTTTAACAATCTGCGCGTGATGAATCCGGCAATTATCCCCCCGCAACGTCCTGTTCCACCAGCGGGTTCTGAGACTTTTCATGAATTGTATTTGCTGGGGCAAGATCGTGATGCCTGGTTGCAATGGGAAACAGAATTTAAAAATAAAAATCAGCCTAGTGTCGCGGAACAATTTACCGAAGGATTGATGAAATTAACTAAAGGTGAATATCTCATTGGTATTGACAAAATTGCTAAATTAGAAGACCGAGAAACACCCGCTGAAAAAGCCGAATATGCAGCTTTAAGTCAACAAGCTATTTATTGGCAAGCCCGTTATCCCTTTCCTTATTTTAAAGAAATTGAAAAATGGTCTACTTCCCGGCAACTTAATCCCCTGTTAGTTACGGCTTTAATGCGCCAAGAATCTCGCTTTCAGGCGAAAGTTAAATCCCCCGTTGGTGCAACTGGTTTAATGCAAATTATGCCCAGTACAGGGGCATGGATAGCCCCACAAATCGGTTTAGATTTTAAAAAAATCAATCTAGAAAATCCCAGCGATAATATTATGTTGGGGACTTGGTATTTAGATTATACCCATCAACAGTACGGCAATAATTCCATGTTAGCGATCGCTAGTTATAATGCCGGACCTGGTAACGTTGCCAAATGGTTGCAAACCATCCCCAAACAAGATCCAGATGAGTTTGTGGAAGGAATTCCTTTTGATGAAACTAAAAATTATGTTCGGCAAGTTTTTGGTAATTATTGGAATTATCTGCGACTTTATAACCCAGAAGTTTCTGCCACAGTCAGTAAATACTCGGAAGCACACCCCAAATTACCACCCAATTGA
- a CDS encoding protein kinase domain-containing protein, which translates to MLAGTILQNGKYTILQEIGRGGFGVTFKAMHHYLGQEVVMKTINERLRQHPDFPKFQRQFQDEAKRLAACVHPHIVRVSDFFEEDSLPYMVMEYIRGDTLGAAFVLPGIPLPEATAIHYIRQIGAALQVVHNNGLLHRDIKPDNIILRQGTQEVVLIDFGIAREFNNGAKQTHTGLVSEGYAPIEQYLTQAQRTAATDVYGLAATLYALLTAQVPIPALLRDREKMPSPRELQPHLSGAVNQAVSRGMAVEPQFRPTTVAEWLQLLPGNGLNVTSSTLATQAVQTINLSDLKSKNFLKKATPRPIATPPKVANTGKKAGVSKGIVSISIALIAATAGFSMTQILSKPNLQSSPKPVIKQSTSESIPPKPVVEISPSSPNQKIQNSSFNESVPLRVRRKRKNTPVSPEPTPTNNSSDEEKAPENNNSQPTPTPNTTINKSTPVVTSSPSLMDTLRDAKESQKASPPPENTAPESNPVVTPPQESQPENSSAVVVPTVEINQNQVPESPQQKEEKPQ; encoded by the coding sequence ATGTTAGCAGGCACAATTTTGCAGAATGGAAAATATACCATCCTCCAGGAAATAGGGCGGGGCGGATTTGGTGTTACCTTTAAAGCTATGCACCACTATTTAGGTCAAGAAGTGGTGATGAAAACTATCAATGAGAGGTTGCGACAACATCCCGATTTCCCTAAGTTCCAGCGCCAATTTCAAGATGAAGCTAAAAGATTAGCCGCTTGTGTTCATCCTCATATTGTCCGGGTAAGTGACTTTTTTGAGGAAGATAGTTTACCTTATATGGTGATGGAATACATTCGCGGAGACACCTTAGGTGCAGCATTTGTTTTACCAGGAATACCCCTACCAGAAGCTACAGCCATTCATTATATCCGTCAAATAGGCGCAGCATTGCAGGTTGTACATAATAATGGTTTATTGCACCGAGATATTAAACCAGATAATATTATTTTGCGTCAAGGAACGCAGGAAGTAGTGCTAATTGATTTTGGCATTGCTAGAGAATTTAATAACGGGGCAAAACAGACACATACAGGTTTAGTCAGTGAAGGTTATGCACCCATTGAACAGTATCTAACCCAAGCACAACGAACAGCAGCTACAGATGTTTATGGCTTAGCAGCGACTTTATATGCACTGTTAACTGCACAAGTTCCTATACCTGCATTACTGCGAGATCGGGAAAAAATGCCCTCTCCCCGTGAATTACAACCTCATCTGAGTGGGGCTGTGAATCAAGCAGTTAGCCGAGGAATGGCTGTAGAACCTCAGTTTCGTCCGACAACAGTAGCAGAATGGCTGCAACTACTACCGGGAAATGGGCTAAATGTGACATCATCAACTTTAGCGACTCAAGCAGTACAGACTATTAATTTATCGGATTTAAAATCCAAAAATTTCCTCAAAAAAGCTACTCCCCGTCCTATTGCTACACCACCAAAAGTCGCAAATACAGGCAAAAAAGCAGGTGTATCGAAGGGAATTGTGAGCATTAGTATTGCCTTAATTGCCGCTACGGCAGGTTTTAGTATGACGCAGATATTATCAAAACCTAATTTACAATCATCACCTAAACCAGTTATTAAACAATCTACTTCCGAATCTATTCCACCCAAACCTGTCGTGGAAATATCACCATCATCTCCAAATCAAAAAATTCAAAATTCCTCTTTTAATGAATCTGTACCACTGAGAGTCAGGAGAAAACGCAAAAATACTCCTGTTTCCCCAGAACCAACCCCTACTAATAATAGTAGTGATGAAGAAAAAGCCCCTGAGAATAACAACTCTCAGCCCACTCCAACCCCGAATACTACAATTAATAAATCAACACCGGTTGTGACTTCTTCACCATCCTTAATGGATACCCTGCGTGACGCTAAAGAATCCCAGAAAGCTTCTCCACCTCCAGAAAATACTGCACCGGAATCTAATCCCGTAGTCACCCCACCCCAGGAATCTCAACCAGAAAATTCTTCGGCTGTAGTAGTTCCAACTGTAGAAATAAACCAAAATCAAGTGCCGGAAAGTCCGCAGCAAAAGGAAGAAAAACCGCAATAA
- a CDS encoding ion transporter produces MVLNREKLEFYLTDRETPVGKVISVTIALLVLVSSGIFVAETYDLSQEARWQLRGLDDCILMIFAGEYLLRLWSTKNRIKYILSFYAIIDLISILPSFIGLVDISFIRLFRWVRILRLLRFIDKKFLFGSISNEDSVVFARILFTLFAIVFIFSGFIYQVEHPVNPQNFDTFLDAFYFSVVTMTTVGFGDVIPISELGRLLTVLMILTGVALIPWQIGDLIRRLVKTANQVETVCQGCGLAFHDTDAGFCKRCGKQLIIDN; encoded by the coding sequence ATGGTGCTGAACCGAGAAAAATTAGAGTTTTACTTAACAGACCGAGAAACTCCTGTAGGTAAGGTAATTAGTGTAACTATTGCTTTATTGGTTTTAGTATCTTCGGGAATTTTTGTCGCGGAAACCTATGATCTCTCTCAAGAAGCTCGCTGGCAGTTAAGAGGATTAGACGATTGCATATTAATGATTTTTGCTGGGGAATATTTACTCCGCTTATGGAGTACAAAAAATAGAATTAAATATATTCTGAGTTTTTATGCAATTATTGATTTAATCTCAATTTTGCCATCTTTTATCGGATTGGTAGATATTAGTTTTATTCGGTTATTCCGCTGGGTGAGAATTCTCCGTTTACTGAGATTTATTGATAAAAAATTTTTATTTGGTAGTATTAGTAATGAAGATAGTGTAGTTTTTGCCAGAATATTATTTACTTTATTTGCTATAGTTTTTATTTTTTCTGGCTTCATTTATCAAGTTGAACATCCTGTTAATCCTCAGAATTTTGATACTTTTTTAGATGCCTTTTATTTCTCCGTTGTCACAATGACAACGGTGGGATTTGGTGATGTGATTCCCATTTCTGAATTAGGTCGGTTACTAACAGTATTGATGATTTTAACAGGAGTGGCTCTGATTCCGTGGCAAATTGGCGATTTAATTAGACGATTGGTAAAAACTGCAAATCAGGTGGAAACTGTTTGTCAAGGGTGCGGTTTAGCGTTTCATGATACAGATGCTGGATTTTGTAAAAGGTGTGGTAAACAATTGATAATTGATAATTGA